The Desulfomicrobium orale DSM 12838 genome includes a window with the following:
- the uvrA gene encoding excinuclease ABC subunit UvrA yields MNTKVIRISGARQHNLKNLTLDIPRDQLVVVCGPSGSGKSTLAFDIVYAEGQRRYVESLSAYARQFLPQMNKPAVDLIEGLTPAISLEQQTVSKNPRSTVGTVTEIYDFLRVFYARLGVPHCPECGDPIQAQTSDEIIGRVLDLPEGTKFLLLAPLVVHKKGTHADLFKKLKSQGFARVRVNGGIMPLDPMPELAKNQRHSIDLVVDRLVIKADMRKRLADSVELGLKSGEGRIIASVVGGEDIFFSTDAVCSRCGLSLPRPSPQLFSFNSPQGACPQCSGLGSVEYYEPALLAPNAGLSLRQGAVLLWKGRTLDRFAPALEALGREMGFTLDTPLDKFSEAARDALFYGHAPWPGVIHFLEQGSGLGSIWQDELSRFRQTADCPACKGARLRPEALAVRVEGLGIFDFCSLSVVRALEWLRNLSFSGVAAEIAQPLLKELRHRLEFLSNVGLDYIALGRNMSTLSGGEAQRIRLAGQLGSGLVGVTYVLDEPSIGLHPGDNQRLINTLRQLQGRGNTVLVVEHDEPTIRAADHVLELGPGSGFLGGDLVFSGSPAELAGSSQSLTGKYLRGDLRIERPASRRVSRRAITLHGVGTNNLRHIDAAFPLDCLVCITGVSGSGKSSLVMDTLYKHLALARGMKVDGPGTITGMTGAEAVEKIISIDQSPIGRTPRSNPATYTKIFDEIRTIFAGSKDAKKRGYTPGRFSFNVRGGRCEACQGDGQIRVEMHFLPDVFVTCEVCGGKRYNRETLDILYRDKSIADVLDMTVRQARKFFANHAALERRLGVLEEVGLEYIRLGQPATTLSGGEAQRIKLSRELGKRSLPGTLYILDEPTTGLHMHEVGKLISVLHQLVDKGASVVVIEHNLDMVAAADYVMDLGPGGGDNGGLIVAQGTPEELSANPASVTGPFLTFP; encoded by the coding sequence ATGAACACGAAAGTTATCCGCATCTCCGGCGCGCGCCAGCACAATCTGAAAAATCTGACTCTGGACATTCCCCGCGACCAGCTGGTGGTGGTCTGCGGTCCGTCGGGATCGGGGAAGTCCACCCTGGCCTTTGACATTGTCTACGCCGAGGGACAGCGGCGCTACGTGGAGTCCCTTTCGGCCTACGCCCGCCAGTTTCTGCCGCAGATGAACAAGCCCGCCGTGGATCTCATCGAGGGGCTGACTCCGGCCATTTCCCTGGAGCAGCAGACGGTGTCCAAAAATCCGCGTTCCACCGTGGGCACCGTGACCGAGATTTACGACTTTCTGCGCGTTTTCTACGCCCGCCTGGGTGTGCCGCATTGCCCCGAATGCGGCGATCCCATTCAGGCTCAGACCAGCGACGAAATCATCGGACGGGTTCTCGATCTGCCCGAGGGAACGAAGTTTCTGCTTCTGGCTCCGCTGGTGGTTCACAAGAAGGGCACGCACGCCGACCTTTTCAAGAAGCTCAAATCTCAGGGTTTCGCCAGAGTCCGGGTGAACGGCGGAATCATGCCTCTGGACCCCATGCCGGAACTGGCCAAAAATCAGCGGCACAGCATCGATCTGGTCGTGGACCGGCTGGTGATCAAGGCCGACATGCGAAAACGCCTGGCCGATTCCGTGGAATTGGGTCTCAAATCCGGCGAGGGCCGGATCATCGCGTCCGTGGTGGGCGGGGAGGACATCTTTTTTTCCACGGATGCGGTGTGCTCCCGATGCGGCCTGAGTCTGCCCAGACCGAGCCCGCAGCTTTTTTCCTTCAACAGCCCGCAGGGTGCGTGCCCGCAGTGCTCGGGCCTGGGCAGCGTGGAGTATTACGAACCGGCGCTGCTGGCTCCCAACGCGGGTTTGTCTCTGCGGCAGGGGGCTGTCCTGCTCTGGAAAGGACGCACGCTGGACCGCTTTGCCCCTGCGCTGGAAGCCTTGGGCCGGGAGATGGGCTTCACTCTGGATACGCCTCTGGACAAATTTTCCGAAGCGGCCCGGGACGCCCTTTTTTACGGTCATGCGCCGTGGCCCGGCGTGATCCATTTTCTGGAGCAGGGCAGCGGCCTTGGTTCCATCTGGCAGGATGAACTCTCCCGTTTCCGGCAGACGGCCGACTGCCCGGCCTGCAAGGGTGCCCGGCTGCGGCCCGAGGCTCTGGCCGTACGGGTGGAGGGGCTCGGCATCTTCGATTTCTGCTCGCTGTCCGTTGTCCGTGCTCTGGAGTGGCTCAGAAATCTGTCCTTTTCCGGCGTGGCGGCGGAAATCGCCCAGCCGCTTCTGAAGGAACTCCGCCATCGGCTGGAATTTCTGTCCAACGTGGGGCTCGACTACATCGCCCTGGGCAGGAACATGTCCACCCTGTCCGGAGGCGAAGCCCAGCGCATCCGCCTGGCCGGGCAGCTCGGTTCGGGCCTGGTGGGCGTGACCTACGTGCTGGACGAGCCGAGCATCGGCCTGCATCCCGGCGACAACCAGCGCCTGATTAACACCCTGCGACAGTTGCAGGGCAGGGGCAACACGGTGCTGGTGGTGGAGCACGACGAGCCCACCATCCGCGCCGCGGATCACGTGCTGGAACTGGGGCCGGGCTCCGGCTTTCTGGGCGGGGATCTGGTTTTCAGCGGCTCTCCGGCGGAGCTGGCCGGATCGTCCCAGAGCCTGACCGGAAAATATCTGCGCGGCGACCTGCGTATAGAGCGCCCCGCCAGCCGACGCGTCTCCCGCCGGGCCATCACCCTGCACGGCGTTGGGACCAACAATCTGCGCCATATCGACGCGGCCTTCCCGCTGGACTGTCTGGTATGCATCACGGGCGTGTCCGGATCGGGCAAGAGTTCTCTGGTCATGGACACGCTGTACAAACATTTGGCCCTGGCCAGGGGCATGAAAGTGGACGGGCCCGGGACCATCACCGGTATGACCGGCGCGGAGGCCGTGGAAAAAATCATCTCCATCGACCAGAGTCCCATCGGCCGCACGCCGCGCTCCAATCCGGCCACCTACACCAAGATTTTCGACGAAATCCGGACCATCTTCGCCGGCAGCAAGGATGCCAAAAAGCGCGGCTATACGCCCGGCAGATTCAGTTTCAACGTGCGCGGCGGGCGCTGCGAGGCCTGTCAGGGCGATGGCCAGATCAGGGTGGAGATGCATTTTCTCCCCGACGTCTTCGTCACCTGCGAGGTCTGCGGCGGCAAGCGGTACAACCGCGAAACCCTGGATATTCTGTACAGGGACAAATCCATTGCCGATGTGCTGGACATGACCGTCCGGCAGGCGCGGAAGTTCTTCGCCAACCACGCCGCACTGGAGCGCAGGCTGGGCGTGCTGGAAGAAGTGGGGCTGGAATATATCCGCCTGGGACAGCCGGCTACCACCCTGTCCGGCGGCGAGGCCCAGCGCATCAAGCTGTCCCGCGAACTGGGCAAACGCAGCCTGCCCGGCACGCTGTACATCCTGGATGAGCCGACCACAGGTCTGCACATGCACGAGGTGGGCAAGCTCATCTCCGTGCTGCATCAGCTGGTGGACAAGGGGGCCTCGGTCGTCGTCATCGAACACAATCTGGATATGGTGGCTGCGGCGGATTACGTCATGGATCTCGGCCCCGGCGGCGGGGACAACGGCGGCCTCATCGTGGCTCAGGGAACGCCGGAGGAATTGTCCGCCAATCCGGCTTCGGTCACTGGCCCCTTTCTGACGTTCCCATGA
- a CDS encoding RlmE family RNA methyltransferase — protein MKQYRDYYFRKAKQENYPARSVYKLQEMDKAHRLLRAGQKVLDLGACPGSWTLYAAERVGPGGWVLGIDLNVPDTVFPEQVTFLQADIFARPPEFLERAEFLAPFDVVMSDMAPKTTGSRFTDQARSIQLVEAAFAVAGEWLAAGGTFIAKVFEGPDVRPFVQSIRPHFTKVSMVKPHSSRAESKEIFILGTGFAPPEPE, from the coding sequence ATGAAGCAATACCGCGACTACTACTTCAGAAAGGCCAAGCAGGAAAATTACCCTGCCCGCTCCGTATACAAGCTCCAGGAAATGGACAAGGCGCACAGGCTTCTGCGCGCCGGACAGAAAGTGTTGGATCTGGGGGCCTGCCCCGGCTCCTGGACCCTGTACGCGGCTGAACGAGTGGGCCCCGGAGGCTGGGTGCTGGGGATCGACCTGAATGTGCCGGACACTGTTTTTCCGGAACAGGTCACCTTTCTGCAGGCGGACATCTTCGCCCGGCCGCCGGAATTTCTGGAACGGGCGGAATTTCTCGCTCCCTTCGACGTGGTCATGAGCGATATGGCCCCCAAGACCACGGGCTCCAGATTCACTGATCAAGCCCGCTCCATCCAGCTGGTGGAGGCCGCCTTCGCTGTGGCCGGAGAATGGCTGGCCGCAGGCGGAACCTTCATCGCCAAAGTCTTCGAAGGGCCGGATGTGCGCCCTTTCGTGCAGTCCATAAGGCCGCACTTCACCAAAGTGAGCATGGTCAAACCCCATAGCAGCAGGGCCGAAAGCAAGGAAATTTTCATTCTGGGCACGGGCTTCGCGCCGCCGGAACCGGAATAA
- a CDS encoding YebC/PmpR family DNA-binding transcriptional regulator has product MAGHSKWKNIQHRKGRQDAKRGKMFTKVTKEIILAAKGGGDPAMNARLRAAIDAAKAVNLPKDKIDTAIKKGTGELASEALEEIIYEGYAPGGVALLIEAVTDNKNRTVAEVRHILSKNGGSMGAAGCVAWMFDRKGVFAFDKELYTEDQLLEVGLEAGVEDVLDDDDSWQVQCSVEDFHAARAAFEAAGIEPLSADLSRIPQNLVAVDVETGRKALRLYDALDDNDDVQNVYTNFELPPELVAEME; this is encoded by the coding sequence ATGGCAGGACACAGTAAATGGAAGAATATCCAGCACCGTAAAGGCCGGCAGGACGCCAAAAGAGGCAAGATGTTCACCAAGGTCACCAAGGAAATCATTCTGGCGGCCAAAGGCGGCGGTGATCCGGCCATGAACGCCCGGCTGCGCGCGGCCATTGACGCGGCCAAGGCCGTAAACCTGCCCAAAGACAAGATCGACACGGCCATCAAGAAAGGCACCGGCGAACTGGCTTCCGAGGCGCTGGAGGAAATCATCTACGAAGGTTACGCGCCCGGCGGCGTGGCCCTGCTCATCGAGGCCGTCACCGATAACAAGAACCGGACCGTGGCCGAAGTGCGCCATATTCTGAGCAAAAACGGCGGCTCCATGGGCGCGGCGGGCTGCGTGGCCTGGATGTTCGACCGCAAGGGCGTCTTCGCCTTTGACAAGGAACTGTACACCGAAGATCAGCTGCTGGAAGTGGGGCTGGAAGCGGGTGTGGAAGATGTGCTCGACGACGACGATTCGTGGCAGGTACAGTGCTCCGTGGAAGATTTCCACGCGGCCAGGGCCGCTTTTGAGGCTGCGGGCATCGAACCCTTGAGCGCCGACCTAAGCCGCATCCCCCAGAATCTGGTGGCCGTGGATGTGGAAACCGGACGCAAGGCTCTGCGCCTTTACGACGCTCTGGACGACAATGACGACGTGCAGAACGTGTACACCAATTTCGAGCTGCCGCCCGAACTGGTGGCCGAGATGGAGTAG
- the ruvC gene encoding crossover junction endodeoxyribonuclease RuvC, which translates to MADRLVLGVDPGSRCMGYGLVREKSGVLELVEAGTVRPPDETLSMRLGLMYAKIEKLLETHAPQAVAVENVFFGRNQSSALKLGQARGAVLAACGVHRVGIFGYDPTLVKKSLVGAGRAEKVQVSFMVGQLLGVRPDWAEDAGDALAVAICHLNRCRFMAAVEAGQPGVTRL; encoded by the coding sequence ATGGCAGACCGCCTTGTGCTCGGTGTTGATCCCGGTTCCCGGTGCATGGGTTACGGCCTGGTCCGGGAAAAATCCGGCGTTCTGGAACTGGTGGAAGCGGGCACTGTCCGCCCGCCGGATGAGACCCTGAGCATGCGCCTGGGGCTCATGTACGCGAAGATCGAGAAACTTCTGGAAACACACGCGCCCCAGGCCGTGGCAGTGGAGAATGTTTTTTTCGGCCGGAATCAGTCCTCCGCCCTGAAGCTCGGACAGGCCAGAGGCGCGGTTCTGGCCGCGTGCGGCGTGCATCGCGTGGGGATTTTCGGCTATGATCCCACTCTGGTCAAAAAATCCCTTGTCGGTGCGGGCCGGGCGGAAAAGGTCCAGGTGTCGTTCATGGTCGGTCAGCTTCTCGGCGTGCGCCCCGACTGGGCCGAAGACGCCGGAGACGCCTTGGCCGTGGCCATCTGCCATCTGAACCGGTGCCGCTTCATGGCCGCCGTGGAGGCCGGACAACCCGGCGTAACCCGGCTGTAA
- a CDS encoding flavin reductase family protein: MKVSLGAKTLAQPAPVWIVGSYDEHGNPNAMTAAWGGICCSKPPCLAVSLREERHTYASILARKAFTVSVPSVKYAPQADYFGIASGRDVNKFAVTGLTPVRSEVVDAPYVGEFPLILECVLVRTVELGMHVQFIGEILDVKADEDVLGPGGYPDAARVQPLIFTPVNRAYHTVGEYAGQAFSLGLGYREDHPAASRAAKA; this comes from the coding sequence ATGAAAGTATCTCTCGGGGCGAAGACGCTGGCTCAGCCCGCGCCGGTCTGGATCGTGGGCTCCTATGACGAGCATGGAAATCCCAACGCCATGACGGCGGCCTGGGGCGGCATCTGCTGCTCCAAACCGCCCTGCCTGGCCGTGTCCCTGCGCGAGGAACGCCACACTTACGCCTCCATTCTGGCGCGCAAGGCTTTCACCGTCAGTGTGCCTTCCGTGAAGTATGCGCCGCAGGCGGATTATTTCGGCATCGCCTCGGGCCGGGATGTGAACAAATTCGCGGTGACGGGTCTGACTCCGGTACGCTCGGAAGTGGTGGACGCGCCATATGTGGGCGAGTTCCCGCTGATCTTGGAATGCGTTCTGGTCCGCACGGTGGAACTTGGCATGCACGTGCAGTTCATCGGAGAAATTCTCGATGTCAAGGCCGATGAGGACGTATTGGGGCCGGGCGGCTATCCGGATGCGGCCAGAGTCCAGCCATTGATATTCACCCCCGTAAACAGGGCGTATCATACCGTCGGTGAATATGCGGGGCAGGCCTTCTCGCTGGGGCTTGGATACCGCGAGGACCATCCGGCCGCCAGCCGCGCGGCCAAGGCGTGA
- a CDS encoding glycosyltransferase family protein — protein MPARPPRVKLKSELGFPVTLPEGEEYLELSGRGGGILVTWPGPLPDLCLRHLAGAGRVFLLHAPELDAQMPASWHAAVPDSWEVVSPEKASGLMAGGRVLHYTPASRIFPSLFAPLLARRQPFPAREPLPEIWLPSAPSALVVPELLRAARQLGFCPRILPPEMSSGRMRELLRDGPPRLFLSVNFHGLDAYGEIQALLEAAGAPLAVWCVDNPFHLLTRQKNRLWQRAELFVTDSWFMEPLAALGARAHHLPLATDPEFFAARGPCPEGDGICFVGRTGFPQRDRFFAACSVPESLLREAEALPGRLAHFGWWRDRWADRPLWPGNSVRSIGFGAERSSVGWRERCLRHLAAQVDLTIVGDAAWKDRVPSARLKKPVDYYAGLADEYRRAPFSLNLTSLLLPHGLTQRHFDMWACGGFLLTDATPGLTLFPPELVREVSFEEPEQAVSLLRRFAGNPRLKEDVRTAWREHILAGHTYVRRLERILEVTAKAAAMPR, from the coding sequence ATGCCAGCCAGACCACCACGTGTAAAGCTCAAAAGCGAACTGGGATTTCCCGTCACCCTGCCCGAAGGGGAAGAGTATCTGGAGTTGTCCGGCCGGGGCGGGGGCATCCTCGTGACTTGGCCGGGTCCTTTGCCTGACCTCTGTCTGCGACACCTCGCGGGCGCGGGGCGCGTTTTTCTGCTGCATGCGCCGGAGCTGGACGCGCAGATGCCCGCGTCCTGGCATGCGGCCGTTCCAGACTCGTGGGAGGTGGTCTCTCCGGAAAAAGCGTCCGGGCTGATGGCCGGGGGCCGGGTGCTGCACTACACTCCGGCCTCCCGGATATTTCCTTCCCTTTTTGCGCCGCTTCTGGCCCGGCGGCAGCCGTTTCCCGCGCGGGAGCCGCTGCCCGAAATCTGGCTGCCGTCCGCACCGTCGGCGCTGGTGGTGCCGGAGCTTTTGCGGGCTGCCCGGCAGCTCGGCTTCTGTCCCCGGATTTTACCGCCGGAGATGAGCTCCGGCCGGATGCGCGAGCTTCTCCGGGATGGTCCGCCCAGGCTTTTTCTGAGCGTCAATTTTCATGGTCTGGATGCCTACGGGGAAATTCAGGCCCTGCTGGAAGCGGCGGGAGCACCGCTCGCTGTCTGGTGCGTGGACAATCCCTTTCATCTGCTCACGAGGCAGAAAAACCGGCTCTGGCAGCGTGCGGAACTTTTTGTCACCGACTCCTGGTTTATGGAGCCTCTGGCCGCACTGGGGGCGCGGGCGCATCATCTGCCTCTGGCCACGGACCCGGAGTTTTTTGCCGCGCGTGGCCCGTGCCCGGAGGGCGACGGTATCTGCTTCGTAGGGCGGACCGGATTTCCGCAGCGGGACCGTTTTTTCGCGGCCTGCTCCGTACCGGAGAGTCTGCTCCGCGAGGCGGAAGCCCTGCCGGGGAGACTGGCGCATTTCGGATGGTGGCGGGACAGGTGGGCGGACCGGCCGCTATGGCCGGGGAACAGCGTGCGGAGCATTGGGTTCGGGGCGGAGCGGTCTTCGGTCGGATGGCGGGAGCGTTGCCTGCGGCATCTGGCCGCGCAGGTTGACCTGACCATCGTCGGGGATGCCGCCTGGAAGGACAGAGTGCCGTCCGCGCGCCTCAAAAAACCGGTGGACTACTACGCCGGTCTGGCCGACGAATACAGACGGGCGCCGTTCTCTCTCAATCTGACCAGTCTGCTTCTGCCGCATGGTCTGACCCAGCGGCATTTCGACATGTGGGCCTGCGGCGGATTTCTGCTCACGGACGCCACGCCGGGCCTGACGCTTTTTCCGCCGGAGCTGGTTCGGGAGGTAAGTTTCGAGGAGCCGGAACAGGCCGTGAGCCTGCTGCGCCGCTTCGCCGGAAATCCCCGTTTGAAGGAAGACGTGCGCACAGCCTGGCGGGAGCATATTCTGGCCGGGCACACCTACGTCCGGCGGCTGGAGCGCATTCTGGAGGTCACGGCGAAGGCGGCCGCCATGCCGCGCTGA
- a CDS encoding GGDEF domain-containing protein, translated as MHSILEYDEFSLRQREELRALMTQILRERDYSEANFKNVLRQRDRILHWSWSKKLERAFLETMAVMEHLRTQNVQRVEEMRSLRETAIGAVSGRQSGMEETIGRIRTAFENVVAHMEQDTRDLVEMSYTDPLTKLNNRRAFDQYFSTVAHEYTVTGEPLSLLLMDIDHFKKFNDSYGHRVGDHALVAVGANLMRYAAKYTSASGRGFFPARFGGEEFIVVLPGVCMSEAVEDAKNLRALMEEYDFVIRDQRGQVILKGVRITVSIGVAELENAWGDEASERLIDQADKALYQAKAEGRNRVCVAAG; from the coding sequence ATGCACTCCATCCTCGAATACGACGAATTTTCTCTCCGTCAGCGGGAAGAGCTGCGGGCTCTCATGACCCAGATACTGCGCGAACGGGACTACTCCGAGGCCAATTTCAAGAACGTGCTGCGGCAAAGGGACCGCATCCTGCACTGGTCCTGGAGCAAAAAACTGGAGCGGGCTTTCCTCGAAACCATGGCCGTGATGGAGCATCTGCGCACTCAGAATGTCCAGCGCGTCGAAGAGATGCGCTCCCTGCGGGAAACGGCCATCGGAGCGGTGAGCGGGCGGCAGAGCGGCATGGAAGAGACCATCGGACGAATCCGCACGGCTTTCGAAAACGTGGTCGCGCACATGGAGCAGGACACCCGCGATCTGGTGGAAATGAGTTACACCGACCCCCTGACCAAGCTGAACAACCGCCGGGCCTTTGATCAGTATTTTTCCACGGTGGCGCATGAGTATACGGTCACGGGCGAACCCCTGAGCCTGCTGCTCATGGACATCGATCACTTCAAGAAATTCAACGATTCCTACGGCCACCGCGTGGGGGATCACGCACTGGTCGCCGTGGGGGCGAATCTCATGCGCTACGCCGCGAAATACACCTCGGCCTCGGGCAGAGGATTCTTTCCGGCCCGCTTCGGCGGAGAGGAATTCATCGTCGTCCTGCCGGGAGTCTGCATGTCCGAAGCCGTGGAAGACGCGAAGAATCTGCGCGCCCTCATGGAGGAGTACGATTTTGTCATCCGCGACCAGCGCGGGCAGGTAATCCTGAAGGGCGTACGGATCACGGTTTCCATCGGTGTGGCCGAGCTGGAAAACGCCTGGGGAGACGAAGCCAGCGAACGGCTGATCGATCAGGCGGACAAAGCCCTGTATCAGGCCAAGGCGGAGGGCCGGAACCGGGTCTGCGTGGCCGCCGGATAA